The window GCACAATGGGGTACCAAGAAGTTCTAAAATGACATGTTTTAGCACTCATTCAAGCTGCTGTCTTTCAACCCTTACTATCAAGTCCAAGCAAGTGGTGTCTTTGACTAGCAATGTCAACCCAAGCTCAGAAAAAGAGGAGTTTCATATCATTAGTATTTTATTTGGCTTATTTCCTGGTGCATAGTACATGAGCATTTTTCTTCCACTTAATTAAGAAGCTCAAACTTGCCCCAAACAAGACACACATATTTTTTATTCCACCAGAAACAGTGAGGGGAAATTGTGTTCAAATGACAGGTTTTGCTCTCCAGCACTTCTTCCAAATAAATCCTCAAGGTATTATAAATTCTATTTACCACATTTGCAGGTGGTTCATTTATGAAATGACTGTTGTTGTTCAAATAGCTAGTAAAGAAGCAGTATTCTGAACTGCCAAATGAAACTCAAATCCACAAAATGAAATAGCTTCTTTGACCAGTACCTGGAGAATGTATGCTGCTACAAAAGGAGCATCTGAGTGAAAACACACTGGCTGCTAAATTGTTATGCTACctcctctctgtttctttctgaaaaattgaCTAGCAGCATTACTTGAGTCATGAGAATCCTTTTTCGTTATGATTACCTGAAAACCTAGTTTCTGTAGACTACGAGCTAAACGTCTGGCACCAAATTTAGCTTCTTCTTCACTATAAAGAAGAAAGACAAAAGTCTAGTGTTACCAGAAGCACAATATGTATTTGTGTGCACACATAAGACAATAAACACTCAGACTACCCGATAAACACTCAGACTACCAAATGAAGCATTCAGTTATGTACAGTAATGCATGAACTATGTTCACAGGGACAGCCTTCATTTCATCCTACTGTACATATTACAGTATATTTTCCACTGTCTAGATATTCAAATAGCATCCCTTATGTCCTATTTAAAGAATATCTTATCACTCAGAACTCCAGCTTAAGTCAGTGGGAGCTGAAGTGGGAACTGTATTTTGATCATACATCATACTAAATACTGATTAAATACAAATATGATCACAGGGAATCTGAAGTTGGCTATCCTGAACCAATGGTCACTTTTCAACCTACTCTCCTTTAAAATAGGCTTGTTAACTTCCCTGGAGGATTAGAAAAGAAGGCAGCGTTTATGACACATTCATACCAGTAGGAAGCATCAAATAAGTTTAGAAAAAAGCTCCCAATGTGTAGTAACCAGTGTGCAGGgccacagaaaaaaagacaaaactgtaTCATATAAATGCTAACATTGACTAGCCACCTTCCATTTTGAGGCAGAGATCATGTACAGAAAGTATGCAGATTTACCACTCTACCTTACCTTTACTCCACAGTGTGGACATATCTTATAGGAATTCAGCTATTAGAGTTTAGCAAGCCTCAGCTGGACGTATCTGAACTAAgagtttgcttttgtttcttcccAGTCCCTCAACAGCATATAACTTGATTAAATTCAGGTAGATTTTCATGAAATAATAAAAGAGACACCCTTTCAGAATAGATCATCCCTTCCCAAGTTTCAAGTTCTGGCTAAAAAAACTGAATTCTTAAGAGTCCTCAAAAGAAAAATTCCAGAATTTTCTTCATAAAGTAGTAGTTTTCCCAGAAGGCTGAACTGTTGTTGCTCAAGATTTCAAGTTAGTTCAAGGTAGACACTTAGTACAGAACACTTCCACACTACTCAGCTTGGCAAGGATCTGTGTGTGACCCAGCATGAGGCAATCTTAACAGCGGCAAGTACAGCCTCTTGCTATCCTTTTCATTCGCtacatgacattttaaaatcCACAAGATCTTCAGCTATAGAAAGGCTCTTCATGAACTCACCTTGTGGCTCCTGTGCAAATAACTTTTCCTGAGGACCAAATTGTGGCCGTAATCCTAGGTTTCCTAAGCTTCATTAATACTTTCtagaaagaaaagaggggagggagggagaggggagggagggagaggggagggagagagaggggagggagagagaggggagggagagagaggggagggagagagaggggagggagagagaggggagggagagagaggggagggagagagaggggagggagagagaggggagggagagagaggggagggagagagaggggagggagagagaggggagggagagagaggggagggagagagaggggagggagagagaggggagggagagagaggggagggagagagaggggagggagagagaggggagggagagagaggggagggagagagaggggagggagagagaggggagggagagagaggggagggagagagaggggagggagagagaggggagggagagagaggggagggagagaaaaaataaaatcagtgttaGTTCAATTTCATACTGAAAAAAACCTCACTGCTATACTAATAACACTTCCGTTAATTTTTGACAGCCTTGAACTGTTCTTCCATCActttcagtaattaaaaaaaaaaaaaaaaaaaaaaatcagttgtggaGAAGAGCAAAATAAATCTGCAATATTTTAGCCAGTGGTTCAGTGTTCATGTAACAGATTAAATGAAGATATTTTCCTCTGAATAAGAAGTTGAAAGCCATGAGCATTGTGCTGCCGACTCCTTTCCTGAAATGCTGTTATCTTGTTTATAAATAATTCTGATGCAGATCTGCCAGGCAAGAGACAAAGGTCAGGTGAGATTCATTCAGCTCACTCCTCCTtcacacacctctgctgctggGTTACCTGTTACAGATTAGTTCTCACACAGAACTGCAATCTCCTCTCCTGCTCTGTGACCACATCAGACATGCAGGAGGGGGTATAACTTCGGGGGGCTTAAAAAGGCCTCCCAGAAGACACATGCCATAGCTGCAGTCTAGTCCTGTGGCTTCTCTCCCTTTGTATGACCTGACACAGCATTATCTCACAAGTTAGGAAAGAAGATTGTTGAGAGATCTGCCGATCCAAGTGCTAAAGCTTTCCCATATCTTTAGAGTATGTACCTTTGTattgttttccctcttttcccctgtAGTAGGATATTTTCCGTTTGTCACCCTCATTTTTAACTGCAGTTGCTTTACCTCATTCCTTGATCTGGAATAAGTTTTTCCCCCTTTAGTGGAtctgaaatctctctctctctcttttttttctttatttaaacctaacctcaaaataaaatacattctgcTTAGTATTTATTTGCTTGTCATGTAAAAGTTGCTTTCATTCCAACACACTGGTATTCATGTATGACAAGATTAAACAATAcctttttcaaaatcattttccCCCTTGTTAAAGGATGGTAACTGACTGAATTCAGCACATTCCTGTTTCTCAACTTGTAAGCAGCTACATACATGCTGGCATCTGGATGttatcaaaaatgcattttttggaTATCGGAACATATTGTCCTGACAAACACATCAAATTTTGGGAGGCAAGATGGACCTGGAGATATAACAGGTATCATCGTATATCCAATATTCACCTCAGGAGTTGCACAGACCTAAACTAACAGCTTCTTGCAGTCTTCTGAGACACAGACCCCTCTGCCCTACTGTAGACTTAGTATATAATGACAGATGAAATGCCTAGCaagacagaaatacaaaaataaaaccattctGTTCTCTATCCAAAGGCGCAAGAATGTTTAACTTAAGGACATTTGTAAAAATAGATATTTGAGATATATTGAATCTCTTACCCCAACATCACGCTTGTATATCACATTTGCTCCCTCTAATGCAATCTTCCTCAAGTTTAAATGACATCTTGTTCTAAAAACACACACTACGTTTGTGATTAAAATGTCCAATGCAACATCACTGTCTGCATCCATTGGGGTGATTTACAACTCAGTTTTCCCACCAGCACACCATGAAGATCACATCCtgagaagaaaaatgataaaattaaACACACCAGCAGAAAATTGCCTATTAATACTCTCATTGCATACATCAGTCCCTTAAATGAGACAAGGAGCAGAAGTGACTATATTCTGACTCATTTAAGTTAACTGGAGGGTGGGGGGTGTCTTGCATCCTGTATGACAGGAAATAGGAGGTTATTTGTTTAAAGCCATGTTGCCAGACTTAGGAGAAATAAAGTGTTTATATATAATAATTAGACTTACTGGTCAAATATGTTACAGATCTTATCCACTTTATTAGGATGCAATAAAGGTTACTAATGCTATTTCTGTAGCTCCAATGGATAATTTTTCCTCAACTCATTTGAGAATGTTGTTAGGCAAATCAAGAAAATGTATATCTCTCATTGTTTAGGTTGATAATTTTAAACAACTTGGCATTTGTGTTGGAATGGATGAGCCTTCTGAATAACTTTGAAACTAACACAGGttacacaaactgcagcctgtaGAAAGCCTGCCAAGACAGCTTAGCCGTCTTCATCCAACACTCTTGGCCTACCCCTCCCAATACGATGTGGGCCATACAAATTGCCCTGGTGGCAACAGCAACCTACACCAAGCCACAGGGACCTCTCATCCCCTTCTGCATTGCCCATAGGAACTATGTAGAATGAATGTACTGTGTATACATTATACTCATTCTGCACATACACagtaaaatcaaatatttttgagGATGAGCCTAAGTTACTGTGAAGGTACAGGATTGTTGCCCTGTGTATGCACACTAACCTTAAGGCAGTCAGCAACCGTTCAGTTTGCCTATGCACATTAAATGTGACACTCCTAGAAACACTTCAATCAGGGGAGGAGGACTTCAAGACCAGGAGTTGGGCTACCAGCTGCAGCCCATCCTGAGACTGTCTGACATCACTTCTGTAAGCATGTCAAAGACAAGAGAGTTGACATTTCAAATACTTTACCTGAGATTTAtctgaggagagaagaagaggggaaaaaaagtggaggAATATTGGTATATAGTAAAAAGGACCTATATCAACATATTGCAGTTTATtaagaattttttctttgcagaagaatGTAAAAACCTTAGCTCTATGCCAAGAGAATACTTTTAAATAGAGTTATTTGCTGTCAAATAAGTGCATTTGACAAGTAGCTTAAGCAGAGCACAAGCTAGGAAATAGAAACAACAACATCTTAGACTGCTCTTCATCCATTCATCTGCAATTTTAATAATATTTCATCCAAAATGAACACAACAGAAATCAAAGAGCAAAATCAAAGAAGAAGAGTCAGATATATGAAATTCTCTACATGGTCACTGCCATGAAAGAAAAGAGAGTATGCATCAAGAATATATGCATTATAGTCTGTTATATATCTCACTTTGGAACATTTTGGCCTTGTATTATTTGTCAGAAATCTGCAAGGTACAAAGTTAACAATGTTGTTATCATTATTTCTATCTGACTATTTTAATACTGACTTCCTATAGCTCATGCCATAGCTTGTAATCAAGAATTCGCTCAAGGTGCATCTTTGACGATAACTGAATGACAGAATTGCAACAATTAAAATATAGAAGTGATAATCCACCATGCAGATGTGCTTTATGTATGGGATCAACTGCTGTAAAGTCAACTGCTGTAAAGGCTGTCTATTTTACTCTGTAGCTGGATCCCTGCCTAAAGAATTATTCCACAGTATTTTGCTTGTCCCATAAAAGAAAGGGGAGACAGGTGATAACAGAGAAAAGagataaaatataaaatcaaagGTCACATTGCAGGTGCATGGTGGTAATATTAGGGAGGCAAAGGAGCAAAAAAGAAGAGAACAAACACTAGCTAATTAGtagtccagatttttttttttctttaaaccaaaaATTGCATGTATCCTCAAACTTCGAAATTACTTATCCCATCTGGTTTTGATGGACTGCTACAGATTGGGTTAACAATTTATGGCACTGGATCCAAAGATAGCACATGTGCAGATTTTGAATGGCATGCAGGCAGCGCCAGCACTGAGCAAGGAGCTAGAACCCACGGCATCTTGAGAgaggcatttgttttcagcccTGGCTCCAACTCTTGGCTTCCGCTGAGTTCACTTACCGGAACCCAGGAACAATTCTCTTATAAGAAAACAAGATACCTCCAATCAGCAGTATCTCCCACTTTTCACTAAATTTCTACTGGCATACTTAATCTCTACGTTCTGAAAGAAGAGTACCAATCATGCACAATACCCTTGAAAGGCTACTAACCTCTAAGTAAACTATAATACTGTATTACAATGTCCCCATAAAATACTGATATATTGTCTTAAATGGATGCTGGGAGAGAAGTCACATGGTCTTTCATGTCAGAGGAAAAGGTGGTTAAAATAGAggaaaattacatttttgaaagGATAAGATCTACCATTAagacctaaaagaaaaaaaaaaatcagaacactaATATGCTGTAGAACTGTCAGTCAGGATGTTTTCATCAAACCTAGTACATGTTGGTTAGAAATACAACTTACTTGCATAGATTTTAATAGGAGAAAAATTATATTACTGTAATGTACCCTCATTTTCATTAACCACATTCTGAAAGTCCAAAGGACAAACAGATATTTAGGCAggagcttttttatttaaaatgtaattttagctATAAGTAATACACTAGACTGTTTTGTGACATTAAGTTAAAAAGGGACACAATTTGTTATAGAAGCAGTATTTGAATATAATGTAAAATACTCTGAAAGGTACCTTTATTCTACTATAATGTTATCTGATCTAACAGAGGCATTTCATTATCTGATATTTCACCCAAATGTTGAACACTTCAAATATTCATTACTAaatttttctcatttgtattgAGAAAACACTTATTTTGCTGCTGCAAATACTATCAATGATCATTAAGAATATGAATATGTGTCAAAATTTCAAATCCAATATGCTCATTCCTATTTAGTAACACAAACATAATGATAACCTCTTTCAATGCACAGTTCAGTAATACTGGGTAAAACAAAATGGTTCTGTATTGGGAGGTGAAAAAATTGACTTAGACACTACTTTCCAAACACTGAGTGAACTTAATCTCTTACAACTCATACCTTAGATGTTCATTTTAATGTCACAAGCTGTACTGACAACAAAGGAAAGATTCTAGGGAAAAGAAACATTGCTGCCTTTCTTTAGGAGGTCTCAGAGAAATCCAGATTCACAGGAACCACTTCAACAGAAGTGTGGAAgttaactgattaaaaaaaaagaagaaaaaacccccccccacacgcacCATATAAAAATATCTGAAGAACATGTTTATAAAAAGAGTGTAACAATTTTTAAGATATTCTTCGTTATATATATCTCAAGTACACGACCAACTCGAATAAAGGAGTCCTAGCCAACATCCTGATATTCCTCTCTCCCAACTTTCCCTTCTCATCTGTGGTTACTGATGCACCCTACGGTCCCCCTGCTGTGTAGCCCTGAGTCAATATGTTATTTCCGAAAACTTGAATTTCTGCACTTCTGTTTCCTGTCTCTAAAACGGGGAAAGAACTGTCTCCATGCTTTTACCAAGCCATTTTGATATCAAGCTGTAAGGCTGTTGCCGTACATATCTGCCTGTAATTATGCCATAGTTGAGCAGTTACACTTGTAGGACAGAGTAGAAGCTGAACATCAGGTTCTTTCCAGTTCTGGATTTGTCAAATTTCTAAGCTGTTATTACTAGGCTCAACTTATGTTTTGTTGGTTGATTTTGCTCAAAGGTTTTCTTATCCGAGTCTCAGAAGTGTGGCAGCTTAAATCTCATTTTCAAAAGCATGTTTTCAGCTATTAACAATAGACCAAAATAGAAAGTAAAATCATTTACTTTTCCATATGTGGAACATTTATTAAGCTTCATTCAGCTTTCTCCAGACCAAGAAACTAGCTAACTTAGATTTCAAGTTCTCATACATCAGCATAACACACTCTACCCATACAGAGAAAAGCTTAAAcacatcttttaaaaagtttctatTATAAATTTCCTTGGTGAAATAAAATAATGCTTGTTCTCTATACAAAACATAGATTTTAGGGATACTGCCAGAGCAGTAGcccaagaaaaagaagaaagaaaataactagACAGGTGAAGTGGGGTAAGGaacataaaaacaacaacaaaatctaatCTCAAGGATATTTGACTCTGAAAATAACATATTCGACACTGAAACTAGAAAACTTCCCACATCAAAATAAGAAATACTTTGAAGGAAGGGGTGAATACTTAAGTTCTTAAACAAAGCATTACCCATATCTCCCCAATTAGGACCAAGGCCATCCTATTTTAGATACTGTATAAACACACATGAAGACACACACCCTGCACTGAAATCTTACAATCTAAAAAAAGACAGCTCTTTCCGTCTTccaaaaaaattccaaaccaaACTAACAACACCATCATCatcaaagagagaggaaaggcacTTGGGATGGAGTACATAAACACAGTATTATTTTAAGCCTTTGACTACCTTTGATCTGTGAAACTCTGAGCAGTAAAGGTCGACAGAGAGTATCTAAC is drawn from Apteryx mantelli isolate bAptMan1 chromosome 3, bAptMan1.hap1, whole genome shotgun sequence and contains these coding sequences:
- the TBPL1 gene encoding TATA box-binding protein-like 1, whose translation is MDADSDVALDILITNVVCVFRTRCHLNLRKIALEGANVIYKRDVGKVLMKLRKPRITATIWSSGKVICTGATSEEEAKFGARRLARSLQKLGFQVIFTDFKVVNVLAVCNMPFEIRLPEFTKNNRPHASYEPELHPAVCYRIKTLRATLQIFSTGSITVTGPNVKAVASAVEQIYPFVFESRK